Proteins from a single region of Allocatelliglobosispora scoriae:
- the arc gene encoding proteasome ATPase, which translates to MARSDDADARAARWEKESNDLSAQVAFLQEELALLRRKVSESPRHVRQLEERLAATQAQLSRLTENNERLVATLKEARAQIVTLKEEIDRLAQPPSGYGVFLSRHEDGTVDVFTGGRKLRVAVSPSLDVDELQRGQEVLLNDALNIVDAFGFERTGEVVMLREILDGGDRALVISHADEERIVYLAESLAGQPLRAGDSLMIEPRSAYAYERIPKSEVEELVLEEVPDVNYEDIGGLQRQIEQIRDAVELPFLHADLFREHQLRPPKGILLYGPPGCGKTLIAKAVANSLAKKIAELRGQEKHTSYFLNIKGPELLNKFVGETERHIRLIFQRAREKASEGTPVIVFFDEMDSIFRTRGSGVSSDVENTIVPQLLSEIDGVEGLENVIVIGASNREDMIDPAILRPGRLDVKIKIERPDAESAKDIFSKYILTGLPLAADDLAEHGESADATVHAMIDSVVLRMYSETEENRFLEVTYANGDKEVLYFKDFNSGAMIQNIVDRGKKMAIKEFLSSGRKGLRLQHLLDACVDEFRENEDLPNTTNPDDWARISGKKGERIVYIRTLVSGGKGAEAGRSIETTTNTGQYL; encoded by the coding sequence GTGGCACGTAGCGACGACGCGGATGCGCGCGCCGCACGGTGGGAGAAAGAGTCCAACGATCTCTCCGCCCAGGTCGCGTTCCTTCAAGAGGAGCTCGCCCTACTGCGGCGGAAAGTGTCCGAGAGCCCGCGTCACGTGCGGCAGCTGGAGGAGCGGCTCGCCGCGACTCAGGCACAGCTGTCACGCCTGACGGAGAACAACGAACGACTGGTCGCGACGCTCAAGGAAGCCCGCGCCCAGATCGTGACGCTCAAGGAAGAGATCGACAGGCTCGCTCAACCGCCGAGCGGTTATGGCGTGTTCCTGAGCCGGCACGAAGACGGCACAGTCGACGTCTTCACTGGTGGCCGCAAACTCCGGGTGGCGGTTTCGCCGTCGCTCGATGTCGATGAGCTGCAGCGTGGGCAGGAAGTCCTGCTCAACGACGCGCTCAACATCGTCGACGCGTTCGGATTCGAGCGCACCGGCGAGGTTGTCATGCTCAGGGAGATCCTCGACGGGGGTGACCGCGCGCTGGTCATCTCGCACGCCGACGAGGAGCGCATCGTCTACCTGGCCGAGTCTCTGGCCGGTCAGCCGCTTCGCGCGGGTGACTCGCTGATGATCGAGCCTCGCTCGGCATACGCCTACGAGCGTATTCCGAAGAGCGAGGTCGAGGAGCTCGTCCTCGAAGAGGTGCCCGACGTCAACTACGAGGACATCGGTGGCCTCCAGCGGCAGATCGAGCAGATCCGCGACGCGGTGGAGCTGCCGTTCCTGCACGCCGACCTCTTCCGGGAGCACCAGCTGCGCCCGCCGAAGGGGATCCTGCTCTACGGTCCGCCCGGATGTGGGAAGACGCTCATCGCGAAAGCGGTCGCCAACTCCCTCGCCAAGAAGATCGCCGAGCTGCGCGGCCAGGAGAAGCACACCAGCTACTTCCTCAACATCAAGGGCCCCGAGCTGCTCAACAAGTTCGTCGGTGAGACCGAGCGGCACATCCGCCTGATCTTCCAGCGCGCTCGTGAGAAGGCCAGCGAGGGCACACCGGTCATCGTGTTCTTCGACGAGATGGACTCGATCTTCCGGACCCGTGGCTCCGGCGTCTCCTCGGACGTCGAGAACACCATCGTCCCGCAGCTCCTCAGCGAGATCGACGGTGTCGAGGGCCTGGAGAACGTCATCGTCATCGGCGCCTCCAACCGGGAAGACATGATCGACCCCGCGATCCTGCGGCCGGGCCGGCTCGACGTCAAGATCAAGATCGAGCGCCCGGACGCCGAGTCGGCGAAGGACATCTTCTCCAAGTACATCCTCACCGGGCTGCCGCTCGCCGCGGACGACCTGGCCGAGCACGGCGAATCCGCCGACGCGACGGTGCACGCCATGATCGACTCGGTGGTGCTCCGGATGTACTCGGAGACGGAGGAGAACCGGTTCCTGGAGGTCACCTATGCCAACGGTGACAAGGAGGTCCTCTACTTCAAGGACTTCAACTCCGGTGCCATGATCCAGAACATCGTCGACCGCGGCAAGAAGATGGCGATCAAGGAGTTCCTCTCCTCGGGTCGCAAGGGACTGCGCCTCCAGCACCTCCTCGACGCCTGCGTCGACGAGTTCCGGGAGAACGAGGACCTGCCCAACACGACCAACCCCGACGACTGGGCGCGGATCTCGGGCAAGAAGGGCGAGCGGATCGTCTACATCCGCACGCTGGTCTCCGGCGGCAAGGGTGCCGAGGCCGGCCGCTCCATCGAGACCACGACCAACACCGGTCAGTACCTATAG
- a CDS encoding glycosyltransferase family 2 protein: MTAGGELALSVVIPMFNEEAVLPLLVQRLRPVLDGLGETYEVVAVDDGSADDTAAILHLLRRNWPELRLVRLRRNSGHQAALTAGLHRSRGDYVVSLDADLQDPPEVIPEMLELARSRQLDIVYGVRGDRESDTVFKRNTAGLYYTVMRKIVGKKMPDGAGDFRLLSRAMVEALRSLPEHTPVYRLLVPWLGFPSGEVSYVREKRAAGSTKYPLTKMIRLAADSVINFTAAPLRAALWLGAFGVGATVVLTATTLIAWANGTVVPGWTSLFLAVLLFGAVQLICLGLLGEYVGRIFQALQARPAYFISEDTVEARPPSQRGAEPDAEAETDAPAQAGANRRR; the protein is encoded by the coding sequence ATGACCGCTGGAGGGGAGCTCGCGCTCTCGGTCGTCATTCCCATGTTCAACGAGGAGGCGGTCCTGCCCCTGCTCGTGCAGCGGTTGCGACCGGTCCTCGACGGTCTGGGCGAGACCTACGAGGTGGTCGCCGTCGACGACGGCAGCGCCGACGACACGGCGGCGATCCTGCACCTCCTGCGGCGCAACTGGCCGGAGTTGCGGCTCGTGCGGCTGCGGCGCAACAGCGGGCACCAGGCGGCCCTCACGGCCGGTCTGCACCGGTCCCGGGGCGACTACGTGGTCAGCCTCGACGCGGACCTGCAGGACCCGCCGGAGGTGATTCCGGAGATGCTGGAGCTGGCCCGGTCGCGGCAGCTCGACATCGTCTACGGCGTGCGGGGCGACCGCGAGTCCGACACCGTCTTCAAGCGCAACACCGCCGGGCTCTACTACACGGTCATGCGGAAGATCGTCGGCAAGAAGATGCCCGACGGTGCCGGCGACTTCCGGCTGCTCAGCCGCGCGATGGTGGAGGCCCTGCGCTCGCTGCCCGAGCACACCCCGGTCTACCGGCTGCTCGTGCCGTGGCTCGGCTTCCCCAGCGGCGAGGTGAGCTACGTCCGCGAGAAGCGGGCGGCGGGCAGCACCAAATACCCGCTCACCAAGATGATCCGGCTCGCCGCCGACAGCGTGATCAACTTTACCGCCGCGCCGCTGCGGGCAGCCCTGTGGCTGGGCGCGTTCGGCGTCGGCGCCACGGTGGTCCTCACGGCCACCACGCTGATCGCCTGGGCCAACGGCACCGTCGTACCCGGCTGGACCTCGCTCTTCCTCGCCGTGCTGCTCTTCGGCGCCGTGCAGCTCATCTGCCTGGGATTGCTGGGCGAGTATGTCGGGCGCATCTTCCAGGCGCTCCAGGCCCGGCCGGCCTACTTCATCAGCGAGGACACCGTCGAGGCCCGCCCGCCGTCCCAGCGCGGCGCGGAGCCCGACGCCGAGGCGGAGACCGACGCACCCGCTCAGGCGGGCGCAAACCGCCGCCGCTGA
- the dop gene encoding depupylase/deamidase Dop yields MSVRRIMGTEVEYGISVPGQPQANPMVTSSQIVNAYGARPELVKGGRARWDYEEESPLRDARGFTYTGAVFDPAEALADEDLGLANVILTNGARLYVDHAHPEYSSPECTNPLDIVKWDKAGERVMAEGARRAATIPGTQPIQLYKNNTDNKGASYGSHENFLMRRQTPFAEIVSFLTPFFVTRQIVCGAGRVGIGQDGSQSGFQISQRADFFEVEVGLETTLKRPIINTRDEPHSDADKYRRLHVIIGDANLSEISTYLKVGTTALILAMIEDKVLTADLGIADPVAELRAVSHDPTLSHRVRMRDGRRLTALDVQWAYLERARSYMDSKGMDPETADVLDRWESVLDRLSRDPMLCADELDWVAKLRLLEGYRERENLGWSSHKLQLVDLQYSDVRPEKGLYHRLVARGSMKTLIPSDDVQRAMVEPPEDTRAYFRGRCLAQYASEVVAASWDSVIFDVGRESLVRVPMMEPERGTKRVVGALFDRCASAKDLLEALSKG; encoded by the coding sequence ATGAGTGTGCGCCGGATCATGGGGACCGAGGTCGAATACGGCATCAGTGTCCCCGGCCAACCCCAGGCCAACCCCATGGTTACCTCCTCCCAGATCGTCAACGCCTACGGGGCCCGCCCCGAGCTCGTCAAGGGAGGCCGGGCACGCTGGGACTACGAGGAGGAGTCGCCGCTGCGGGACGCGCGCGGCTTCACCTACACCGGCGCGGTCTTCGACCCGGCCGAGGCGCTGGCCGACGAGGACCTCGGTCTCGCCAACGTCATCCTGACCAACGGAGCCCGGCTCTACGTCGACCACGCCCACCCGGAGTACTCGTCCCCCGAGTGCACCAACCCGCTCGACATCGTCAAGTGGGACAAGGCGGGGGAGCGGGTGATGGCCGAGGGCGCCCGCCGCGCCGCGACCATCCCGGGCACCCAGCCGATCCAGCTCTACAAGAACAACACCGACAACAAGGGCGCCAGCTACGGCTCCCACGAGAATTTCCTGATGCGCCGGCAGACGCCGTTCGCCGAGATCGTCTCCTTCCTGACGCCGTTCTTCGTGACCCGGCAGATCGTCTGCGGCGCGGGCCGGGTCGGCATCGGCCAGGACGGCTCGCAGTCCGGTTTCCAGATCTCCCAGCGTGCGGACTTCTTCGAGGTCGAGGTGGGCCTGGAGACGACGCTCAAGCGCCCGATCATCAACACCCGGGACGAGCCGCACTCCGACGCCGACAAGTACCGCCGCCTGCACGTCATCATCGGCGACGCCAACCTCTCCGAGATCTCGACCTACCTCAAGGTGGGCACGACGGCGCTGATCCTGGCGATGATCGAGGACAAGGTGCTCACCGCCGACCTCGGCATCGCCGACCCGGTCGCCGAGCTGCGGGCGGTCAGCCACGACCCGACCCTGAGCCACCGGGTGCGGATGCGCGATGGACGCCGCCTCACGGCGCTGGACGTGCAGTGGGCCTATCTGGAGCGTGCTCGCTCCTACATGGACAGCAAGGGTATGGACCCCGAGACGGCGGACGTGCTCGACCGCTGGGAGAGCGTGCTGGACCGGCTCAGCCGCGATCCGATGCTCTGCGCCGACGAGCTCGACTGGGTGGCGAAGCTGCGGCTGCTCGAGGGCTATCGCGAGCGGGAGAACCTGGGCTGGTCGTCGCACAAGCTCCAGCTCGTCGACCTGCAGTACTCCGACGTGCGCCCGGAGAAGGGCCTCTACCACCGGCTCGTCGCCCGCGGCTCGATGAAGACCCTCATCCCGTCCGACGACGTGCAGCGGGCGATGGTGGAGCCGCCGGAGGACACCCGGGCCTACTTCCGCGGCCGTTGCCTCGCCCAGTACGCGTCCGAAGTGGTCGCCGCCAGCTGGGACTCCGTCATATTCGACGTGGGCAGGGAGTCGCTGGTGCGCGTACCCATGATGGAGCCGGAGCGGGGCACCAAGCGCGTGGTGGGTGCGCTCTTCGACCGATGCGCGAGTGCGAAGGACCTGTTGGAGGCTCTATCCAAGGGCTGA
- a CDS encoding ubiquitin-like protein Pup has translation MASQDTGGQGQSGKRRESETDEPVAPEVNPEVAERVEKIGEDVDDLLDEIDSVLEENAEEFVRGYVQKGGQ, from the coding sequence ATGGCCAGTCAGGACACCGGTGGACAGGGACAGTCGGGCAAGCGGCGCGAGTCCGAGACCGACGAGCCTGTCGCGCCTGAGGTCAACCCCGAGGTGGCCGAGCGGGTCGAGAAGATCGGCGAGGACGTCGACGACCTGCTCGACGAGATCGACTCGGTGCTCGAGGAGAACGCGGAAGAGTTCGTGCGTGGATACGTTCAAAAGGGCGGACAGTAA
- a CDS encoding ferredoxin produces MASDNELHVWVDQDLCTGDGLCAQYAPEVFEFDVDGLAYVKNDAGELQLATGATVPVPVHLRLDVLDAIKDCPGECIHLRRADGDATPLAEDDREALRAEIAA; encoded by the coding sequence ATGGCGAGCGACAACGAGCTTCACGTCTGGGTTGATCAAGATCTATGCACAGGCGATGGTTTGTGCGCTCAGTATGCTCCTGAGGTCTTCGAATTCGACGTCGACGGGCTCGCCTACGTCAAGAACGACGCCGGGGAACTGCAGCTCGCGACGGGCGCGACGGTGCCGGTCCCGGTGCATCTGCGCCTCGACGTGCTCGACGCGATCAAGGACTGCCCGGGCGAGTGCATCCACCTGCGACGCGCCGACGGCGACGCCACGCCGCTCGCCGAGGACGACCGCGAGGCGCTGCGCGCGGAGATCGCCGCATAA
- the prcA gene encoding proteasome subunit alpha yields the protein MAMQFYASPEQIMRDRSEYARKGIARGRSVVVLTYAGGVLFVAENLSSTLHKVSEIYDRIGFAAVGRYNEFENLRSAGVRMADLRGYSYDRRDVTGRALASAYAQTLGTLFSEQGKPLEVEICVAEVGLTPATDQLYRLTYDGSVQDEPGFLAMGGQAEAIGAVLKAQHSESHTLGDALKLALEALSGVGGEGGGKRVIAPNQLEVAVLDRSRPGRTFRRITGAPLTALLTPAAIEAAKPEAKPDAKPDAKPAKPAAEAKPDAKPAADPKPTDEAK from the coding sequence GTGGCCATGCAGTTCTACGCCTCACCCGAGCAGATCATGCGCGACCGCTCGGAGTACGCCCGCAAGGGCATCGCCCGAGGCCGCAGCGTTGTCGTGCTGACCTACGCCGGGGGAGTGCTCTTCGTCGCGGAGAACCTCTCCAGCACCCTGCACAAGGTCAGCGAGATCTACGACCGCATCGGATTCGCCGCCGTCGGGCGCTACAACGAGTTCGAGAACCTTCGCTCGGCCGGTGTGCGCATGGCCGACCTGCGGGGCTACTCCTACGACCGCCGCGACGTCACCGGGCGGGCGCTCGCCAGCGCCTACGCGCAGACCCTCGGCACGCTCTTCTCCGAGCAGGGCAAGCCCCTGGAGGTGGAGATCTGCGTGGCGGAGGTCGGCCTGACCCCGGCGACCGACCAGCTCTACCGGCTCACCTATGACGGCTCCGTGCAGGACGAGCCGGGCTTCCTCGCGATGGGCGGCCAGGCCGAGGCGATCGGCGCCGTGCTCAAGGCTCAGCACAGCGAGTCGCACACGCTCGGTGACGCGCTCAAGCTCGCGCTGGAGGCGCTCTCGGGCGTCGGCGGCGAGGGCGGCGGCAAGCGGGTCATCGCGCCCAACCAGCTCGAGGTCGCGGTGCTCGACCGGTCCCGTCCGGGCCGCACGTTCCGGCGGATCACCGGTGCGCCGCTCACCGCGCTGCTGACCCCGGCGGCGATCGAGGCGGCCAAGCCGGAGGCGAAGCCCGACGCCAAGCCGGACGCCAAACCGGCGAAGCCGGCCGCTGAGGCGAAGCCCGACGCGAAGCCCGCGGCCGACCCGAAGCCGACCGACGAAGCGAAGTAA
- the prcB gene encoding proteasome subunit beta produces MTSGFESPGRLPAVYTTPGMSSFTEFLGKAAPELLPGRRHLPAGHSADIAPHATTIVAIACSDGVVMAGDRRATMGNLIASRDIEKVHPSDAYSLIGIAGTAGIGIEMIRLFQVELEHYEKIEGAMLSLDGKANRLATMIRGNLGMALQGLVAVPLFAGFDLDATDPAKVGRVWSFDVAGGIYEETGYDSIGSGSLFAKSALKKRYRPGISTGDAIKLAVDALYDAADDDTATGGPDVIRRIFPVVMTATAEGTHRLSDAETGAIADAIIAERHSQPGG; encoded by the coding sequence GTGACCTCGGGCTTTGAATCACCCGGACGTCTGCCAGCGGTCTACACCACTCCGGGGATGAGCTCGTTCACGGAATTCCTCGGCAAGGCCGCGCCGGAGCTGCTGCCCGGCCGCAGGCACCTGCCGGCCGGACACAGTGCGGACATCGCGCCGCACGCGACCACCATCGTGGCGATCGCCTGCTCCGACGGCGTGGTGATGGCCGGTGACCGCCGGGCGACCATGGGCAACCTCATCGCCAGCCGCGACATCGAGAAGGTCCACCCGTCCGACGCCTACTCGCTGATCGGCATCGCCGGCACCGCGGGCATCGGCATCGAGATGATCCGGCTCTTCCAGGTGGAGCTCGAGCACTACGAGAAGATCGAGGGCGCGATGCTCTCGCTCGACGGCAAGGCCAACCGGCTCGCCACGATGATCCGGGGCAACCTGGGCATGGCGCTGCAGGGCCTCGTCGCGGTGCCGCTCTTCGCGGGCTTCGACCTCGACGCCACCGACCCGGCCAAGGTCGGCCGGGTGTGGAGCTTCGACGTCGCGGGCGGCATCTACGAGGAGACCGGCTACGACTCGATCGGGTCCGGCTCGCTGTTCGCCAAGTCCGCGCTGAAGAAGCGCTACCGTCCGGGGATCAGCACCGGCGACGCGATCAAGCTCGCGGTCGACGCGCTCTACGACGCGGCCGACGACGACACGGCGACCGGTGGCCCCGACGTCATCCGGCGCATCTTCCCGGTCGTGATGACCGCGACCGCCGAGGGCACCCACCGCCTCAGCGACGCGGAGACCGGCGCGATCGCCGACGCCATCATCGCCGAGCGGCACTCCCAGCCCGGCGGCTGA